In a single window of the Rhodamnia argentea isolate NSW1041297 chromosome 2, ASM2092103v1, whole genome shotgun sequence genome:
- the LOC115737380 gene encoding transcription factor MYBS3-like, producing MTRRCSHCCNKGHNSRTCPVRSAGDGGGAAANTSPSSSSSSTAAAAAAAAAASASSSGGGVKLFGVRLTDGSIMKKSASVGCLSAAHYHSSSSAAASPNPGSSPMDGSDGYLSDDPAHGSRSSNRRVERKKGNPWTEEEHRRFLIGLQKLGKGDWRGIARDFVTTRSPTQVASHAQKYYIRQSNAGRRKRRSSLFDINPDMATADQPSIQEETFLPPLVRVNDDTNSTASTSIGLDLERTPMETSHPEMFEGCSDAAMESTGQVPLVPCYFPYLFPVPFPMWPPNVVPPEDGMVVETSHHRVLKPIPVIPKEPINIDQIVGMSQLSLAENEPSPLSLKFLGGTSRQSAFSKAPSVNELDLDNCKDGGTQAA from the exons ATGACTCGGCGATGCTCCCACTGCTGCAACAAGGGCCACAACTCCAGGACTTGCCCCGTCCGTAGCGCCGGAGATGGCGGGGGCGCGGCGGCCAacacctccccctcctcctcctcctctagtaccgccgccgccgctgccgccgcagCAGCAGCCTCGGCCTCCAGCAGCGGCGGCGGGGTGAAGCTGTTCGGGGTTAGGTTAACGGACGGCTCGATCATGAAGAAGAGCGCGAGCGTGGGGTGCTTGTCCGCCGCCCACTACCACTCCTcgtcctccgccgccgcctcgcCGAATCCCGGCTCGTCCCCGATGGACGGGAGCGACGGCTACCTGTCGGACGATCCCGCGCACGGCTCCCGCTCGTCCAATAGGCGCGTGGAGAGGAAGAAAG GTAACCCGTGGACGGAGGAAGAGCACCGGCGGTTTTTAATTGGTCTTCAGAAATTGGGTAAAGGAGACTGGCGAGGGATAGCTCGTGACTTTGTGACTACTAGGTCTCCTACTCAAGTGGCAAGCCATGCCCAGAAGTATTATATCCGGCAGAGTAATGCTGGCCGAAGAAAGAGGCGCTCCAGCCTTTTTGACATAAATCCAGATATG GCTACTGCTGACCAACCCTCAATTCAAGAAGAAACGTTTCTGCCTCCTTTGGTGAGAGTTAACGATGATACTAACTCAACAGCTTCAACCAGTATTGGACTTGATTTAGAAAGAACGCCTATGGAAACCTCTCACCCAGAAATGTTTGAAGGGTGCAGTGATGCTGCGATGGAATCAACAGGTCAAGTACCTCTTGTCCCCTGTTACTTCCCGTACCTTTTCCCGGTACCTTTTCCCATGTGGCCACCCAACGTGGTACCTCCTGAAGATGGAATGGTTGTGGAGACATCTCATCACCGTGTGCTAAAGCCAATCCCGGTAATTCCAAAAGAACCAATTAATATCGACCAAATAGTTGGAATGTCTCAGCTCAGTCTTGCTGAGAATGAACCTTCACCACTGTCATTGAAGTTTCTCGGGGGAACTTCTCGACAATCAGCATTTAGTAAGGCTCCTTCAGTCAATGAATTGGATCTTGACAACTGCAAGGATGGTGGCACTCAAGCAGCTTGA